Below is a genomic region from Pecten maximus unplaced genomic scaffold, xPecMax1.1, whole genome shotgun sequence.
gatagtagtattttagacaccagatagtagtattttagacacaagatagtagtattttagacacaagatagtagtattttagacacaagatagtagtattttagacactagatagtagtattttagacactagatagtagtattttagacactagatagtagtattttagacactagatagtagtattttagacactagatagtagtattttagacacaagatagtagtattttagacacaagatagtagtattttagacactagatagtagtattttagacactagatagtagtattttagacacaagatagtagtattttagacactagatagtagtattttagacaccagatagtagtattttagacacCAGATGGTAGTATTTTAGACACcagatagtagtattttagacacaagatagtagtattttagatagtagtattttagacactAGATAGTAGTATTTTCAAGAATAAAAACAATTTCCAAAACAATCCCACAATGTTTGCCAGGCAATATAActtatttcataatttgaaatctgatttttttatcttatttttctCAGACACCTCAATATGAAACACTACAGAAAGTAAATCTTATGTGAAGTTAACTAAAAATTTTAACTCGTATTGGTATTTCAACAGCATACCAgagaactatatatatatacagtgtaattatGTTAACTAACACCGtaatagctcagttggttagagcgtCGACCGCGTAACCTCatgtgaagatctgaggtgtgtggtttaACGCTGGGTTAGAAGAGTTCCGACTACAGTAGCTATACTATACTTTGTTTGCGCATGTATCACCCTTTGAAAGCACGGCAATGATCGGTTGTTGTTTGTAtgcattattatttattaattataattatgtaatcaCATTAGAAGGAACAGCCAGTCTATAGTAAATATATGTGTTTACCAGGGCAAATGATAGCGTTTTTATTTACTAAACACTTTATTAAGATGATCATACAATGGGTTGTTAGATTTGTAGGGATCCCCCGACTCTAATGTCTGTTTTTTCAACGCTCTTTCCATTTTCTCTGTCATTTCCTTTGCAAAGTCTAAAACTGAATTGCCCTCCCTGTCCAGTATTTTTGTAATGTCATACGTCAGTTCCAATGACTCCATGTATTGTTTCACACGAGTTTCACACCAGGTGAACCATTCTACATCTGATGTATACAGGGCTATAAAATGTAGACAATGACGGCCGCCATTATCTAACTTTGTGATTAATTGTGGGACTGACTCGCACAGATAAACACACTTCTCCCTGTGTCCAAACATACAACTCAAATGTAACACTGTCCACCCGTAGCTTTCTACAACTGTGGTTAGTGCTGGGTATTTCTCACACAAATAAACTAAAAGCTCCCTGCTACCTCCCGCACAACACTTGTGTAATATTGTCCACTCCCTTCCATTTCCATATAACCATTTGTCAGGATTACTAATTTTAACCCTAACATTATCAATCTCCAAGCCATACTTATCCACTAACTGAGACATGTACTGACTACACGCACAACTCCTATGAACCTCACAACCATCTTCTGTCTCACACTTGTGTTGTTCATCCTCAACTCTACACAAAGAGTTAAGTACAGTTTTCTCCACTGTCTGGAACAACAACATGGAGCGGTGTTTGTCCTGGAACATACAACAGTTTCCTGTCCCTGCTGCTACATTAAGTGGGGTTTGTCCTGCATGATTAGTGTCATGTAGCAAGTGTGGATAATCTTCACACAGCATTGACACCATCTCTTCTCTTCTGTTACATTGACATGCAACATGTAGGacattgttattgtcattaTCCCTGACTGTTAGAGTGACGTCATACTTCAGTAGTTTACGGAACAGGTTCACATTCCCACTCTCCGCCACATGTAACAGTATGTCCTTATAAGGTTTGACTCCCTCACACAGAAGATATAAAGCACATTCTTCTGAACCATAACGACATGCTTTATTTAACAAGTCAACTTTTATCTCATCATTCAGGTATATAACAACTTTCTTAAGTACATCCACATCTCCCTTATCATACACAAGACCCCTTGTAATCAATGTCCACCAATCTGTGTCTTTGTCAGGTTTGACTCCCTTACGCAGAAGATATAAAGCACATTCTTCAGCACAGAGGTAACATGCTTTATTGAGCACCTCAAGTTTATTAACTTCTCTCTCAGTTAACAACTCGAAAAATCCCTCAAGAAAGACAGGATCTTTCCATACATCTAGAGAGCCAATACTAATACTTCCTTCATCAAAACCATTTCTCATAACAAAATGGTGCATCGTGGTGGATAAATCATTAGGGCCATTAAAAACTCTAACCCCTGCCATGCGCACCTCATGCCTAAACTCTTGGAGCAGACGTTTACACATGTCTGTATAATCATCAGATGATATGACAACCACATTTTCAGATGTTTTTGaggttgttatataacaaaggaaaTTTCTGGGACAATTCTTTATGTAACCAGCTGGGGTTTTCTCTCCATACAAAAGGCCTACTGTGAAATGTACAGAATCATGATCAAATTTGTACATTTCATCACCAGACAATCGATGTTTCTCCTTCCTTACTAAAAATCCTAGTAAtctttcaaaactttttttcacAAATCCTACCTTTTTCTTACATGACATTTTAGTTCTGTCATCTTCACCATCAACCAAATCAATATCAAATGCTTCCTCTaacaatgttttgtttactttatcaCCATTTGGGTCTAAATCTGTTACCTTTATCTCCCCGCCATTGAGGAAcagaaacaaaatggcagaaCATTCTGGTGACCTTGAAAATGCTTCTTTCAAAAATTTGACAGGCTTCATAAAGAAATCACTTCGTGTTTTCTGCAACTCATGATCATTAGACTCGCAGAAAAGCTGACAACATTTTGGGAATCCAATATTTGGGGCATAAGATAGaatgttttttatttcttcCTCTGTCCATGAGAAATTGTCTGGCTTATACATCTCTAAAAGTTTCCTTTTTTCATCTGCAATTCTGTACTCACCTGAGCTCAGATCAATGATGTTATCTTGAATGAAAATTTCTCCCAAAGAACGCTTTTCCAAAgcattaaatatttcattacgaATTGTAATGAGGAGAAAATTGGCCTGGATTTGTTCACCAACAAAAACCTTTTGTACATGTTTGAGCCTTTTGTTCCACTCTTGTACATCATTTCTACCTACATCTTCCTCAccaaaaatatcatcaataaaaGTGACAAGATTAGAATTAGAAGTCATCAATTCAAAATCCTTAATGTCAAAAAGCTGACGGGGTTCTCTGCATTGCTGCTCCTCTATCAGCCAATGAAGGAGTTGAATGGCGGTAGAAGTTTTGCCATCTCCTGTGTTTCCCTTGATGACTAGAACTCTGTTCTTTTTTAGCTTGTCTTTAGCATCAAGGAAAGCTTTGGTCTCCAGgaatttttcctttttcttttctatttctTCTTTGATCATATCTTTTGTTTCTTCtgtatgagaaaaaaaataagagaGAAATGGTCATGCAGTGAAATTGATATTTAGATTTACACCTTTTAGAACTTTTATAAGTCATGGATTTGTTTAATAGGGCTAATATTGTAAAATCTACCCGACAGGAAACTCCAAGTTTTCAAACAGGGAATCAACTGCCATAGAATTGATTACCGGTAACTGTATATTACCTATATGACATTTTTTACCATGACATTTGATGACTTGCTATGTCTTTCAATGTCTCAGACATAACatgggttgtctccccttcatttgtactatatcaacaagcattctgtgagtattgctaaaacaataaatgtcccctaccagtgccctcaagttaaaactttagccaaatttgagtaaaaaagtttagccaaaactgaaacatgatcattttatgaaaataagttcattccaaacaatgtgtaaattcaactctattgggttgaataaacaatgtttcctgcccctaaaagatattcaggtattcttttggtatgtctactgtacagagtaaaagaatctaaagtgaatttaaagtgaaatgtgtaataacagccttggattgaaatataaacatgattctgcatagcacagcatagtaataataccattattaagagAATGGAGAGTCattacaaaactttaacctcaataatacagagaaaacagttaagtccataatatggaataaaattcaaaaagtgaaaatatttttttttcatttttaactgtacaaaagtaGTGacacacacccaaagaacctctatgcaaagaatcagcatcctaatactattattaagtgaatggtgtgccattataaaactttaaccaaaactttaacctgaagaatacagagaaacaagagatcccagagggatctttgcgcccaccattgaatgatcttgataggttccatgtcagattgatcttttctctacgtttcccttcctctaagtcttactactctgtgtaaattcagaaacagccctcttgtacttttcaaacaaggggaacctatatataaaatttaagatttagcgataatggctgtctgtcggccatgttgttttcggattggtcccaatatgcaaaacaagagatcccagagggatcttggtgcccaccattgaatgatctttataagTTTCATccagattgatcttttctctacttttcccttcctctaagtcttactaatctgtgtaaattcagaaacagccctcttgtacttttcaaacaaggggaacctatatataaaatttaagatttagcgataatgactgtctgtcggccttgttgttttcggattggtcccaatatgcaaaattaagcactaaggggaacctacatataaaatttgagaaagatcccttaagtactttctgagaatagtgataacaaacttcaattgtcaaaatccaagatggctgcctgtcggccatgttgttttctgattagtctcaaaatgcaatatgcataacaaggcaccgaagggaacctgcatatgacatttcagaaagatcccttcagtactttctcagaaatagcgataacaaacttaaattttcaaaatccaagatggctgcctgtcggccatgttgttttgcgattggtctcaaaatgcaatatgcataactaggcaccaaggggaacctacatatgaaatttgagagaaatccctttagtactttctgagaaatagcgataacaaacttcaattgtcaatatcaaagatggctgcctgtcggccatgttgttttctgattagtctcaaaatgcaatatgcataactagccaccaagaggaacctttatatgaaatttgagaaagataccttcagtactttctgaggattagcgataacaagaatcgcagggcgatttgaatagcccaccatctgatgatggtgggctaaaaatttaagttcataatatggagaaaatttcaattttttttattttttttatttttaactgtACCAAAGTAATGCCAaacacccaaagaacctctatgcaaagaatcagcatcctaatactattattaagtgaatggtgtgccattataaaacttaaaCCAAAACTTTACaaccggacggacggacagacagacagacagacagacagacggaagCAGGCAAAACCTATAGTCTCCCAATTTCATCAGTAATTAAGGGGACTACTAATATACGCCCATCGAATACCATATAGTGTTTTATACTATCTTGCATGAAAAGAAGATTTGCATCACCTTATGAGTGGCATGCTAGAAATCTCTCCTTTCACTGCAATTCCGTCATGATCAATGTCTCATTAATAGTTTGAGAAAAACAAGTAATCAAAAGTCTCACCAACTCattaaataaaactttaaatatGATTGTAAAGCCTAccaaacaaagaaattaattgaCAGAAAactgaaacaagaggcccaaagggccttaacggtcacctgagatttgaaatattttggccaactaaattgaccctttttggccccacccatcagtcctaatggggtcagtctatgaagagtatttgattctaacatatagtagataagaagatttttgaaattttagtcaatttgacctttttgaCCCCACCCATcacagcccctgggggtcaaccagggccaacatgtacataacatcaaactgtaatcccatgctgataatttgaaccaagttagaatgaattccaatacaaatccaacaaataaaagttaaaaatgtgatttccctatataaagtatagtaaagtttaccccctccccaggggcaaacgtgagaccccagggtcatgaaattcacaattttggtaaagcaccttaagacccttccatctatgaagagtatttgattctaccatatctgagagtagagaagaagatttttgaaatttcagtcaatttgacctttttggccccgcccaccagcccctgggggtcaaccagagccaacatgtacataccatcaaactgtcatcccatgctgataatttgaaccaagttagaatgaattccaatacaaatccaacaaataatagtcaaaaatgtgattaatccatatataaactatagcaaagtttaccccctccccaggggcaaacgtgagaccccagggtcatgaaattcacaattttggtaaagcaccttaagacccttccatctatgaagagtatttgattctaccatatctgagagtagagaagaagatttttgaaatttcagttaatttgaccctttttggccccacccaccagccccttggggtcaaccagggccaacatgtacataccatcaaactgtcatcccatgctgataatttgaaccaagttagaatgaattccaatacaaatccaacaaataatagtcaaaaatgtgatttcccaatataaactatagtaaagtttaccccctacccagtggcaaacgtgagaccccagggtcatgaaattcacaattatggtaaagcaccttaagacccttccatctatgaagagtatttgattctaccatatctgagagtagagaagaagatttttgaaagtttagtcaatttgaccttttttggccccgcccaccagcccctgggggtcaattagggccaacatgtacataccatcaaactgtcatcccatgctgataatttgaaccaagttagaatgaattccaatacaaatccaacaaataatagtcaaaaatgtgatttcccaatataaactatagtaaagtttaccccctacccaggggcaaacgtgagaccccagggtcatgcaattcacaattttggtaaagcaccacaagaccctttcatctataaagagtgtttgactccaccatatctgagagtagagaagaagatttttgaaagtttagtcaatttgaccttttttggccccgcccaccagcccctgggggttaattagggccaacatgtacataccatcaaagtgtcatcccatgctgataatttgatacaagttagaatgaattccaatacaaatccaacaaataatagtcaaaaatgtgatttccctatataactataggtaaagtttaccccctccccaggggcaaactgtgagaccccagggtcatgaaattcacatttttggtaaagcaccttaagacccttccatctatgaagagtatttgattctaccatatctgagagtagagaagaagatttttgaaatttcagtcaatttgacccttttttggccccgcccaccagcccctgggggtcaattagggccaacatgtacataccatcaactgtcatcccatgctgataatttgaaccaagttagaatgaattccaatacaaatccaacaaataatagtcaaaaatgtgatttcccaatataaactatagtaaagtttacccccctACCCAGtggcaaacgtgagaccccagggtcatgaaattcacaattatggtaaagcaccttaagacccttccatctatgaagagtatttgattctaccatatcgagagtagagaagaagattttgaaagtttagtcaatttgaccttttttggccccgcccaccagcccctggggtcaattagggccaacatgtacataccatcaactgtcatcccatgctgataatttgaaccaagttagaatgaattccaatacaaatccaacaaataatagtcaaaatgtgatttcccaatataaactatagtaaagtttaccccctacccaggggcaaactgagaccccagggtcatgcaattcacaaattttggtaaagcaccacaagaccctttcatctaaagagtgtttgactccaccatatctgagagtaagAGAAGAGATTTTTGAAAGTTAGTCAAATTGACCTTTTTGGCCCGCCCACCAGCCCTGGGGGtaattagggccaacatgtacataccatcaaagtgtcatcccatgctgataatttgatacaagttagaatgaattccaatacaaatccaacaaataatagtcaaaaatgtgatttccctatataaactatggtaaagtttaccccctccccaggggcaaatgtgagaccccagggtcatgagattcacaattttggtaaagcacctgaagaccctttcatctatgaagagtatttgattctaccatatctgagagtagagaagaagatttttgaaatttcagtcaatttgaccctttttggccccgcccaccagcccctgggggtcaaccagggccaacatgtacataccatcaaagtgtcatcccatgctgataatttgatacaagttagaatgaattccaatacaaatccaacaaataatagtcaaaaatgtgatttccctatataaactatggtaaagtttaccccctccccaggggcaaatgtgagaccccagggtcatgaaattcacaattttggtaaagcaccttaagacccttccatctatgaagagtatttgattctaccatatctgagagtagagaagaagatttttgaaatttcagtcaatttgaccctttttggccccgcccaccagcccctgggggtcaaccagggccaacat
It encodes:
- the LOC117318537 gene encoding uncharacterized protein LOC117318537; this translates as MIKEEIEKKKEKFLETKAFLDAKDKLKKNRVLVIKGNTGDGKTSTAIQLLHWLIEEQQCREPRQLFDIKDFELMTSNSNLVTFIDDIFGEEDVGRNDVQEWNKRLKHVQKVFVGEQIQANFLLITIRNEIFNALEKRSLGEIFIQDNIIDLSSGEYRIADEKRKLLEMYKPDNFSWTEEEIKNILSYAPNIGFPKCCQLFCESNDHELQKTRSDFFMKPVKFLKEAFSRSPECSAILFLFLNGGEIKVTDLDPNGDKVNKTLLEEAFDIDLVDGEDDRTKMSCKKKVGFVKKSFERLLGFLVRKEKHRLSGDEMYKFDHDSVHFTVGLLYGEKTPAGYIKNCPRNFLCYITTSKTSENVVVISSDDYTDMCKRLLQEFRHEVRMAGVRVFNGPNDLSTTMHHFVMRNGFDEGSISIGSLDVWKDPVFLEGFFELLTEREVNKLEVLNKACYLCAEECALYLLRKGVKPDKDTDWWTLITRGLVYDKGDVDVLKKVVIYLNDEIKVDLLNKACRYGSEECALYLLCEGVKPYKDILLHVAESGNVNLFRKLLKYDVTLTVRDNDNNNVLHVACQCNRREEMVSMLCEDYPHLLHDTNHAGQTPLNVAAGTGNCCMFQDKHRSMLLFQTVEKTVLNSLCRVEDEQHKCETEDGCEVHRSCACSQYMSQLVDKYGLEIDNVRVKISNPDKWLYGNGREWTILHKCCAGGSRELLVYLCEKYPALTTVVESYGWTVLHLSCMFGHREKCVYLCESVPQLITKLDNGGRHCLHFIALYTSDVEWFTWCETRVKQYMESLELTYDITKILDREGNSVLDFAKEMTEKMERALKKQTLESGDPYKSNNPLYDHLNKVFSK